CAAGGCCCCTTCAAAAAATCCCTGAAAAACCTCTTCCTTCCAGCGATCTTTGTTGGGATGCTGTTCCCAGATCAGGGGATCTTTGGCAACCTGATACAGCGTATCAAAATCCGTTGGTTCGATGATGCGTAATACGACCTTATCATTTTCAAGGGTGTTGGGGGCGACAAACTTCATGAGACACTTTTATAGTTATAGCAATTCAAATATTTTAAATCTGACAAAAGATACCAATTATTGATCAAACTATCCGAATTATGCGAATATCCGGTCAAATATTACACCAAGATGTAGATAGCATCGTCATCTCCACAACATTAATGACAGAAAATAGTCTATAGGCAGATTATTTTACCTTAGAATTGATAGGAATTGGACGACTTATTCAATTAGCATGGCAAAAAATTCGTATTTTACAGCCAAATGGAACAATTCAAGGAATTTGTAAAACAGCGTATTGATGTCACTGAGGAAGAACTAAATGACATCGTCTCACGTTATCAGGTACGGAAAATAAAGAAAAAAGAATACTTTCTCCGGGCAGGCGAGGTATGCCACCATGAAGCATACGTGATCAGCGGTTTATTTAAATCATTCTATGTCACCGCCGATGGGATTGAACATATCCTACAGTTTGCAATTGAAGATTGGTGGATCGGTGATATTGCCAGCTTCAATTATCAGGAGCCGGCCCTCCAAAACATTCAGGCCCTGGAAAACTCCGTCGTCCTGACCCTGTCAAAAAAGGCTAAGGACAAACTTTACGAAGATCATCCCATCTTCGAGAAACTCTCCAGGATTATGGCACAACGTGCGCAAATCGCATCGCAGCACCGTATTATCTCGAGCATAGGTTTCACAGCACAGGAACGCTATCTGGATTTTATCAAAAGGTACCCTAAAATCTATCCGAGGATCTCCAATATGCAATTAGCGTCCTATCTTGGTGTTACGCAGGAGTTTCTTAGCCGCCTAAAAAGACAGATCTTAAAGCCGAATCGAAATTCTTGACCTACATCAATTTTTTCTTTGTCTGTTTATCCCACCTTTGCAGAAGCTTGTTCAAACAAACAATTTGAACTTTTGACGGTTAGATAAATAAAAAAGAAAATAAGATGAATAAATTTTTCCAAATTCTGGCAGCGGCGGTATTAATGGTTAATGTTGCTGTGGCACAAGTAAAATGGTCTGCGGACCCTGCACATACCAATGCGAGATTTGATGTAAAACACCTTGGTATCAGCTTTGTTGATGGTGAATTTACAAAGGTAGAAGGAACAGTTGAAACCCCAACAGGAACAAGTTTCAATAATGCCAAAGTTAATTTCGCTATCGACGTCAATAGCATTAATACACGCATTGCTGCGCGTGACAACCACTTGAAGACCGATGATTTTTTTGCTGCGGAAAAATTCCCTAAAATGACATTAAAGTCTATCAGTTTTAAAAATGCGAAAGTAAAAGGAAAATATGTGATGATAGCGGATCTGACGATTCGTGATGTAACGAAAAAAGTAACTTTCGAGGTGACGCAAAACGGCGGAATCATTACGGATCCTTGGGGAAAAACACGTGCTGGATTTACAGCTAAAACAAAAATTAACCGTCAGGATTTCGGCATGAAATACAATGATAAATTACCTTCGGGCGTAGAAGCGGTTGCTTCTGATGTCGACATCATTGTCAATACCGAATTGGTGTTGAACTAATTGAAAATAATAAATCACACTAACATAAAGGGGTGTCCAAAAAAATTGGACACCCCTTTTTATGCAATTTTATACCAAGCTCTGGCTACAGCAATCCAGCTATGGAATGCTCAAATAAAGGGCTTTGACCTGACGTTATTGAGCAGCTTATTTTTTATAAGCCTTTTAACATCCCGCCGTCCAGAGGAATATTGGCTCCAGTCAGATAACTTGCATATTCGGAGCAAAGGAAAGCGACGAGATAACCGTATTCTTCAGGTTTACCCAGACGCTGCGCAGGAACCTGTTTTAACCGCAATTGCAGCGCTTCCTCGTAGGATATACCCATACGTTGAGCGTCAAGATTGGTTAGCGACTGGATACGATCCGTATCAAAAAGGCCTGTCAAGATGCTATTGACCGTCACCCCTTCTTTAGCGACATCCGTTGCCAGCGATTTACTCCAGCTAAGCAATGCTGTTCGGATCGTATTAGACAACACTAAATTAGATACCGGTTCTTTCACAGTTGAAGAAGACACATTAATAATACGTCCGTATCGATTTGCCAACATATAAGGCAGCGCACATGAGGTCGTGTAACAGTGATTTTGAAATAATAGTTCAAAAGCATGCTGGTAATCCGCCAGATTTTTTTGGTCTATGGTTCCTGCTTGTGGCCCATTCGAATTGTTGATTAAAATATCCACCTTATTCGACTCAAAGTAATGTTCGATCTGTTTTTTGTATGCTTCGTGATCGTTATAATCCACCAGGATATATTGGTGTACCTGTCCTTTGGAAGTATCCAGACCTTCACAGGTACGTTGTAGCTTTTCCTCATGTCGGGAAGCTAATGTTACAGATACGCCACATGAGGCAAGCACTTGGGCAATACCTGCTCCTATACCAGCAGAGCTCGCTCCGATCAGGGCTTTTTTCCCATTTAGATTGATTTCCATATCTTTTTATTTTTTATTTTATAGCGTGTATGTATGCATAGCCAATCATCGTGGCTGAAAATGCGTTCTAACCCCGGTTAATCGTTGTCCTTTGCTCGGATCATAGCAACAAATAAATATATGGCAAAGACCCATGCTGAGCCAAGGCATATCCAAGCAAAAATGGGAATTCCCCACCACTGTGGTTCTACGCGTGCGACAATAATCATCCCACCCAGTAAATTGAGTGACATAAACATAATTCCGATGACAATACGATTCACACCTTTGCGTAGAATCGTATTAAAGGATCGGGCACTGATCAATCGATGGTTGAGCGTAAAATTTCCTGTTCGAAATAAGCGCACAAGGGCCCGCATATCTTCAGGGAGTTTTTCAACATCGCGCGCAAAAGATTCAACTTTGTGTTTCCCTTTTTTGAAGATTGCCTCTGGAGAGAGCCGCTCCATCATAATCCTTCGAGCAAAGGGTTTGATACTCTCCATAATATTGAGATCGGGATACAATTGGCGTCCAATACCTTCCATCAACGATATACCGCGCATCAACTGATAAATATATTCTGGAAAATACAAACGATTGTCGCCAATAATTTTCCAAAGTTTATTGAACAGTACATCTAAACTTAGGTCTCCGAGCGATACATTATCGATCATATCAAAGATCTCGTAGAGCGACCGTTCAAACTGATTACGATCCGGAATATGACTAACCACAGCAACGTCTTCAATCACATCCGCAAGCCGCACTGCATCTTCGGAAATAGCCGATTGAATAAACTCTTCAAGCTGCCTACGGTCTATACCTAATAATTTACCCATATTACCAAAATCCAAAAAAGCGATCCGTCCATCGGGCATTACCATCATATTCCCGGGATGAGGATCGCCATGGAAGAAACCATGGATAATCACTTGCTCGAGGTACAAATTGATCCCATTTTTTACCAGTGTCTGGACATCCATTCCCCGGCGCTTAATTTCATCGGCATCGGTTACCTTGAAACCATCAAGATATTCCATACATAGAACACGGTCTGAGGAGAGTTCAGGATAAACCCGCGGTGTCTTAATCAATTTATTCCCTTTAAAGTTCTTTGCGAAGCGATCGATGTTATGCCGCTCAATCACTAAAGACATCTCTTCCTGCAGGGTCATTGCAAAAGATTCAACAATCAGCGAAAGATTAAGATTTTCCAGCACATCATTATACATGGTTAGAATTTTGGCAATATCACGCATGAGTGCCAGATCACAGCGCATAACCTCATCGATGCCGGGACGGCGCACTTTTAACACGACTTGGGTTCCATCTTTTAAGGTCGCACGATATACCTGTGCAATAGAGGCCGCAGCAAAAGGTTCGGCAGCAATCTCCTGGAAATGTACATCAATATCCAGCTCAAGTTCTTCCTTGAGATACGATTTAATATCCACTTCAAAGGGGGGAACATTATCCTCAAGGCGCTTAAGTTCATCTACGAGATCTTGGGGCAACAACCCCTCCCGCGTTGAAGCCGATTGTCCAAGCTTGATAAAAGCAGGACCGAGCTCCTCAAGAGCCATGCGAATACGGGCATAAACACTGATATTATCGACGTCAATAGCATGTTCTACAGCAGATCGGGATCCCTTCCAGGGCAATCGAGCGATCGCATCTTTAAAACCATATTTGGCCAATATACTTAAGATCTGGGAACTGCGCTGTAACTTCTTTGTCGGATTAAACATAACGGACAACGGTTTTCAATGACAATATACGAAATATCCATGCCCCAAAAAGCAAACACCTATAAAATGAAGCGGATATTCCATATGGACTAAAAAAACTAATCAGAAGGAGATGAAACAAAAACCTTACCTATTTTAGTTCTGGTCATTTTGACAGGAAAATCAAGTCTTCAACAGCATAAAATACATGCAAGTTGGCTGTAAATTATTCGGCTTCCATTTGATCAAGCTTTTCCTTTATCTGTGTAATATAATTGCTATAATAAGCACGAATCATAAATTCTGTCAGACCAACAACAAGAACAATGGAAGTAATTGCGGAAAGGATCATCCACATAATAAAGTTAGGGTCTTGTTGGAAAGTTTCCTTGAAATGGTATAATCGATCAAACCAGATGGTAGTCCTATTCTGTGCAATCATAATAAGATAAAGAAATAAAGCTTGCGGAATCATCACATAGGCCGCAATCCGATAGGTCTCTACGGCATACTTCAAATCGTAATACAACTTGAGCAAGTGTTCTTTAGAAGCCAACAACTCGATCTTTTTTGTACTCTTTACCAAATAAAAGAACCTCCGGTAATATAAAAGACTGGATAAGGATATCTGTACGATAAAAAAGTAATACGCAAATGCAGCATAACCTTCAATCTTATACATCGGCAAAATAGGCACCAAAAACAGAAAGCCCATACACACGGCCCAAGAAATAAACTCACGTTTGATATTCTTGCGCAGCTTACCCATGATATTGCCGACCTCCTTATAGTATTTGAGATTTGGATTCTGTAAATCCTCGTCCGTAGGCTGTTCCTGCCAAGATTTTTTTAACTCATCAAAATTCATACGTGTATTTTTTAATGATTTGTTGAATTCGCTCCTTCGTGCGGTTTAATTTTACGCGGGCATTGACTTCCGATATACCCAGATTTTCTGCAATCTCGCGATGACTCTGACCTTCCAAAAACAAAAATATCAAGGCTTTTTCAATGGCGTTAAGCTCTTGAACAGCCTGATAAAAGACTTTCAGTTGCTCATCTTTATCGGTGTCGTAAGTTTCTTCTGCAAAATCATGCCGCTCCTCTAACGCCTCAAAAATCTGATGTTTCTTTTCTTTTTTTAAAAATACCATTGCGGTATTGAGGGCAACACGGTACATCCATGTTGAAAATTTACTCTGTTGCTTAAATGTCGCATAGGATTTCCACAGCTGATAGACAATCTCCTGATACAGATCTTGCCGTCCCTCATGGTCATCCATATACATGCGGCTCACCTTAACGAGAATACCTTTATTCTCGTCAATCAGTCGAAGAAATTCTATTTCTGATGGGTTCACCTTGCGATTTTTCTTTAAATATATTTAGGTAATAAGTATAGCAAACAAACAAAGTGTTACAGCTTTATTTAAAAATATGTAAATTGTTATGAAAAAAGAGGCTAATCGCTGAAGATTATGGAGAATATATTTTATCAAGGTCAGATTATATGGGCGCAGATCGATGCAAATAGACATATGCGGCATTCTGCTTACGCTGATATCTGCGCACAGGCCCGCAGTAACATGTTGAACAAAATGGGCTTTTCACTGGATAAATTTGCCGAATTTCATATCGGTCCAATTTTATTTCGGGAAGAACTCATCTATTTTAAAGAAGTGCATCTGGATGAATATGTACAGGTAAAAGTAGAACTGACGAAATACAACAAAACAAATAGTCGTTTTTCATTTATACACCAAGTTTTTCGTAATGACGGCGTTTTGTGCTGTACCGTCAACGTCGATGGAGCCTGGCTCGACCTTCAAAAGCGGAAATTAACGAAGTTACCGGAAGAGATGGAGCCTTATCTCGCCAAAATTCCC
The Sphingobacterium multivorum genome window above contains:
- a CDS encoding Crp/Fnr family transcriptional regulator is translated as MEQFKEFVKQRIDVTEEELNDIVSRYQVRKIKKKEYFLRAGEVCHHEAYVISGLFKSFYVTADGIEHILQFAIEDWWIGDIASFNYQEPALQNIQALENSVVLTLSKKAKDKLYEDHPIFEKLSRIMAQRAQIASQHRIISSIGFTAQERYLDFIKRYPKIYPRISNMQLASYLGVTQEFLSRLKRQILKPNRNS
- a CDS encoding YceI family protein, yielding MNKFFQILAAAVLMVNVAVAQVKWSADPAHTNARFDVKHLGISFVDGEFTKVEGTVETPTGTSFNNAKVNFAIDVNSINTRIAARDNHLKTDDFFAAEKFPKMTLKSISFKNAKVKGKYVMIADLTIRDVTKKVTFEVTQNGGIITDPWGKTRAGFTAKTKINRQDFGMKYNDKLPSGVEAVASDVDIIVNTELVLN
- a CDS encoding SDR family oxidoreductase, with product MEINLNGKKALIGASSAGIGAGIAQVLASCGVSVTLASRHEEKLQRTCEGLDTSKGQVHQYILVDYNDHEAYKKQIEHYFESNKVDILINNSNGPQAGTIDQKNLADYQHAFELLFQNHCYTTSCALPYMLANRYGRIINVSSSTVKEPVSNLVLSNTIRTALLSWSKSLATDVAKEGVTVNSILTGLFDTDRIQSLTNLDAQRMGISYEEALQLRLKQVPAQRLGKPEEYGYLVAFLCSEYASYLTGANIPLDGGMLKGL
- a CDS encoding ABC1 kinase family protein, with protein sequence MFNPTKKLQRSSQILSILAKYGFKDAIARLPWKGSRSAVEHAIDVDNISVYARIRMALEELGPAFIKLGQSASTREGLLPQDLVDELKRLEDNVPPFEVDIKSYLKEELELDIDVHFQEIAAEPFAAASIAQVYRATLKDGTQVVLKVRRPGIDEVMRCDLALMRDIAKILTMYNDVLENLNLSLIVESFAMTLQEEMSLVIERHNIDRFAKNFKGNKLIKTPRVYPELSSDRVLCMEYLDGFKVTDADEIKRRGMDVQTLVKNGINLYLEQVIIHGFFHGDPHPGNMMVMPDGRIAFLDFGNMGKLLGIDRRQLEEFIQSAISEDAVRLADVIEDVAVVSHIPDRNQFERSLYEIFDMIDNVSLGDLSLDVLFNKLWKIIGDNRLYFPEYIYQLMRGISLMEGIGRQLYPDLNIMESIKPFARRIMMERLSPEAIFKKGKHKVESFARDVEKLPEDMRALVRLFRTGNFTLNHRLISARSFNTILRKGVNRIVIGIMFMSLNLLGGMIIVARVEPQWWGIPIFAWICLGSAWVFAIYLFVAMIRAKDND
- a CDS encoding RNA polymerase sigma factor; this translates as MNPSEIEFLRLIDENKGILVKVSRMYMDDHEGRQDLYQEIVYQLWKSYATFKQQSKFSTWMYRVALNTAMVFLKKEKKHQIFEALEERHDFAEETYDTDKDEQLKVFYQAVQELNAIEKALIFLFLEGQSHREIAENLGISEVNARVKLNRTKERIQQIIKKYTYEF
- a CDS encoding acyl-CoA thioesterase — encoded protein: MENIFYQGQIIWAQIDANRHMRHSAYADICAQARSNMLNKMGFSLDKFAEFHIGPILFREELIYFKEVHLDEYVQVKVELTKYNKTNSRFSFIHQVFRNDGVLCCTVNVDGAWLDLQKRKLTKLPEEMEPYLAKIPRSENYAETE